A region of Candidatus Eisenbacteria bacterium DNA encodes the following proteins:
- a CDS encoding class I SAM-dependent methyltransferase has product MSDTRDLVKKQFGANAARYVTSPVHARGASLDRLVEIAEPKHEWRALDIATGGGHTALALAPHVREIVVTDLTPEMLVAARAHLDSKGVTNAVYQEADACRLPFPDASFDLVTCRIAPHHFPDVAAFVSEAHRVLRPGGRAVVIDNVIPEDKEAGDFINRFEKRRDPSHNRCLTIPEWMDLFTKAGFQDLHVEHFFKAIEFEAWTDIKSVDEKARGELREMLVDAPPKALDTLFPEDRSDALWFYLQEVLIAGRR; this is encoded by the coding sequence TTGTCCGATACCCGCGATCTGGTGAAGAAGCAGTTCGGCGCGAACGCCGCCCGCTACGTCACGAGCCCGGTCCATGCGCGGGGTGCGAGTCTGGACCGGCTCGTCGAGATCGCGGAGCCCAAGCACGAGTGGCGGGCGCTCGACATCGCGACAGGCGGCGGTCACACGGCGCTCGCGCTCGCGCCGCACGTGCGCGAGATCGTGGTCACGGATCTCACGCCCGAGATGCTCGTCGCCGCCCGCGCGCATCTCGACTCCAAGGGGGTGACGAACGCCGTCTACCAGGAGGCGGATGCCTGCCGGCTGCCGTTCCCCGATGCCTCCTTCGATCTGGTCACCTGTCGCATCGCGCCCCATCACTTCCCGGATGTCGCGGCGTTCGTGTCGGAAGCCCACCGGGTGCTCCGTCCGGGCGGCCGCGCCGTGGTGATCGACAACGTCATTCCCGAGGACAAGGAGGCCGGGGACTTCATCAACCGGTTCGAGAAGCGCCGCGACCCGAGCCACAACCGGTGCCTCACGATCCCGGAGTGGATGGACCTCTTCACGAAGGCGGGGTTCCAGGATCTGCACGTCGAGCACTTCTTCAAGGCGATCGAGTTCGAGGCCTGGACCGACATCAAGTCGGTGGACGAGAAAGCCCGCGGCGAGCTGCGTGAGATGCTGGTCGACGCCCCTCCGAAGGCGCTGGACACGCTCTTCCCGGAGGACCGCAGCGACGCGCTCTGGTTCTACCTGCAGGAGGTCCTGATCGCGGGCCGGCGCTGA